A single region of the Pseudomonas mandelii genome encodes:
- the xerD gene encoding site-specific tyrosine recombinase XerD gives MPAIDHPLIDQFLDALWLEKGLSDNTRDAYRSDLALFNGWLQEKGLELINAGRELILDHLAWRLEQNYKPRSTARFLSGVRGFYRYLLREKLIAVDPTLRVDMPQLGRPLPKSLSEADVEALLKAPDLSEAIGQRDRAMLEVLYACGLRVTELISLTLEQVNLRQGVLRVMGKGSKERLVPMGEEAIVWVERYMRDGRQELLGGRPSDVMFPSQRGEQMTRQTFWHRIKHQAKVAGIGKSLSPHTLRHAFATHLLNHGADLRVVQMLLGHSDLSTTQIYTHVARARLQDLHAKHHPRG, from the coding sequence ATGCCCGCCATCGATCATCCATTGATAGACCAATTCCTCGACGCGCTGTGGCTGGAAAAAGGTCTATCCGATAACACTCGCGATGCCTATCGCAGCGACCTGGCCTTGTTCAATGGCTGGTTGCAGGAAAAGGGTCTGGAGCTGATCAACGCCGGCCGCGAGTTGATCCTCGATCACCTGGCCTGGCGTCTGGAACAAAACTACAAACCCCGTTCAACGGCGCGATTCCTCTCCGGTGTGCGTGGGTTTTATCGTTATCTACTCAGGGAAAAGCTGATCGCGGTCGATCCGACCTTGCGCGTCGATATGCCCCAGCTCGGTAGGCCTTTGCCTAAGTCTCTGTCGGAAGCAGACGTGGAAGCGCTGCTGAAGGCGCCGGACTTGAGCGAAGCTATCGGTCAGCGGGACCGCGCCATGCTCGAAGTGCTTTATGCGTGCGGCTTGCGGGTGACGGAGTTGATCAGCCTGACGCTGGAGCAGGTCAATCTGCGTCAAGGCGTGCTGCGGGTCATGGGCAAAGGCAGCAAGGAGCGCCTGGTTCCGATGGGCGAGGAGGCGATTGTCTGGGTCGAGCGATACATGCGCGATGGCCGCCAGGAACTGCTCGGCGGGCGTCCCAGCGATGTCATGTTCCCCAGCCAGCGCGGTGAGCAGATGACTCGCCAGACCTTCTGGCATCGCATCAAGCACCAGGCCAAGGTCGCCGGGATCGGCAAGTCGCTGTCGCCGCATACCTTGCGCCATGCGTTCGCCACGCACCTGCTCAACCACGGCGCGGACCTTCGGGTGGTGCAAATGCTGCTCGGCCACAGCGACCTGTCGACCACCCAGATCTACACCCACGTCGCCCGCGCACGCTTGCAGGACTTGCACGCCAAACACCACCCGCGCGGCTGA
- the rplS gene encoding 50S ribosomal protein L19, producing the protein MTNKIILALEAEQMTKEIPTFAPGDTIVVQVKVKEGDRSRLQAFEGVVIAKRNRGVNSAFTVRKISNGVGVERTFQTYSPQIDSMAVKRRGDVRKAKLYYLRDLSGKAARIKEKLA; encoded by the coding sequence ATGACTAACAAAATCATCCTTGCACTCGAAGCAGAGCAGATGACCAAAGAGATCCCTACCTTTGCCCCGGGCGACACCATTGTCGTTCAGGTGAAAGTGAAGGAAGGCGACCGTTCGCGTCTGCAAGCGTTCGAAGGTGTTGTTATCGCCAAGCGTAACCGCGGCGTAAACAGTGCTTTCACCGTTCGTAAAATCTCCAACGGTGTTGGCGTAGAGCGTACTTTCCAGACCTACAGCCCGCAAATCGACAGCATGGCCGTTAAACGTCGCGGTGACGTACGTAAAGCCAAGCTGTACTACCTGCGTGACCTGTCCGGTAAAGCAGCTCGCATCAAGGAAAAACTGGCTTAA
- the trmD gene encoding tRNA (guanosine(37)-N1)-methyltransferase TrmD, with product MGCGLLSVANLRVEVISLFPEMFSAISEYGITSRAVKQGLLQLTCWNPRDYTTDRHHTVDDRPFGGGPGMVMKIKPLEDALVQAKAAAGEAAKVIYLSPQGRQLTQSAVRELANLDALILIAGRYEGIDERFIEAHVDEEWSIGDYVLSGGELPAMVLIDAVTRLLPGALGHADSAEEDSFTDGLLDCPHYTRPEVYADQRVPDVLLSGNHAHIRRWRLQQSLGRTFERRADLLESRSLSGEEKKLLEEYIRERDDS from the coding sequence TCCGCCATCAGCGAGTACGGCATCACCAGTCGTGCGGTGAAACAGGGGCTGTTGCAGCTCACCTGTTGGAATCCGCGAGACTACACGACGGATCGGCATCACACTGTGGACGATCGCCCATTTGGCGGTGGTCCGGGCATGGTGATGAAGATCAAGCCCCTGGAAGATGCTCTGGTTCAGGCCAAGGCAGCAGCCGGGGAGGCGGCGAAGGTGATTTACCTGTCCCCCCAAGGCCGTCAACTGACTCAGTCGGCGGTACGCGAGTTGGCGAATCTGGATGCATTGATCCTGATTGCCGGCCGCTATGAAGGCATTGACGAGCGTTTTATTGAAGCTCATGTCGATGAAGAGTGGTCGATTGGCGACTATGTACTGTCTGGCGGCGAGCTGCCGGCGATGGTCCTGATCGATGCGGTTACACGACTGCTGCCTGGAGCTTTAGGGCATGCGGACTCCGCCGAGGAAGATTCCTTTACGGATGGTTTGCTGGATTGCCCGCACTACACCCGACCGGAGGTGTATGCGGATCAGCGTGTTCCCGACGTGTTGCTAAGTGGCAATCACGCGCATATCCGGCGTTGGCGTTTACAGCAGTCCCTTGGTAGGACCTTTGAACGACGCGCCGATCTTCTGGAAAGCCGCTCGCTTTCTGGAGAAGAGAAGAAGCTGCTCGAGGAATACATCCGCGAGCGGGACGATAGTTAA